One genomic window of Micrococcus flavus includes the following:
- the thiC gene encoding phosphomethylpyrimidine synthase ThiC, translating into MSLPEHTPAVPVAEAPAPREENYPTHRLAWLEDAEHGIRVPVTEVHQDASPDGSPNEPFRVYRTMGPGADPTRGLPPLRADWIRARGDVEEYEGRERDLLDDGRSAVRRGASTQDWRGERRAPLRAADGARVTQMHYARRGEITPEMRFVALREGVDVELVRSEVAAGRAIIPANVNHPEAEPMIIGRAFAVKVNANIGNSAVTSSIAEEVAKLEWATRWGADTVMDLSTGDDIHTTREWILRNSPVPIGTVPIYQALEKVGGDHQALTWEVFRDTVIEQCEQGVDYMTVHAGVLLRHVPLSADRVTGIVSRGGSIMAGWCLGHHQENFLYEHYDELCEIFARYDVAFSLGDGLRPGSVADANDAAQFAELDTLAELTERAWAYDVQVMVEGPGHIPLHLVRENVERQQELCKGAPFYTLGPLVTDIAPAYDHITSAIGATEIARYGTAMLCYVTPKEHLGLPNRDDVKTGVITYKIAAHAADVAKGHPGARDRDDALSKARFEFRWRDQFGLGLDPQLAEEYHDETLPAEPAKTAHFCSMCGPKFCSMRISQDIRSEFGGASEQARIAEAGMAAKSAEFRAAGGSVYLPEPSLRRPEGDAVLARD; encoded by the coding sequence CCGGGTGCCGGTGACCGAGGTGCACCAGGACGCCTCCCCGGACGGGTCGCCCAACGAGCCGTTCCGCGTGTACCGGACCATGGGGCCGGGGGCCGACCCCACCCGCGGCCTGCCGCCGCTGCGCGCGGACTGGATCCGGGCGCGCGGCGACGTCGAGGAGTACGAGGGCCGCGAGCGCGACCTGCTCGACGACGGCCGCTCGGCCGTGCGCCGCGGCGCGTCCACGCAGGACTGGCGGGGCGAGCGGCGCGCTCCGCTGCGCGCCGCGGACGGCGCGCGCGTGACCCAGATGCACTACGCCCGCCGCGGCGAGATCACGCCGGAGATGCGCTTCGTGGCGCTGCGCGAGGGCGTGGACGTGGAGCTGGTCCGCTCGGAGGTGGCCGCCGGGCGCGCCATCATCCCCGCGAACGTGAACCACCCCGAGGCGGAGCCGATGATCATCGGCCGGGCGTTCGCCGTGAAGGTCAACGCGAACATCGGCAACTCGGCGGTGACGAGCTCGATCGCCGAGGAGGTGGCCAAGCTGGAGTGGGCCACCCGGTGGGGCGCGGACACCGTCATGGACCTCTCGACGGGCGACGACATCCACACCACCCGTGAGTGGATCCTGCGCAACTCCCCCGTGCCGATCGGCACCGTGCCCATCTACCAGGCCCTGGAGAAGGTCGGCGGCGACCACCAGGCGCTGACCTGGGAGGTCTTCCGGGACACCGTGATCGAGCAGTGCGAGCAGGGCGTGGACTACATGACGGTCCACGCGGGCGTGCTGCTGCGCCACGTCCCCCTCTCCGCCGACCGCGTGACGGGCATCGTCTCCCGCGGCGGCTCGATCATGGCCGGCTGGTGCCTGGGGCACCATCAGGAGAACTTCCTCTACGAGCACTACGACGAGCTCTGCGAGATCTTCGCGCGCTACGACGTGGCGTTCTCCCTCGGCGACGGGCTCCGCCCGGGCTCCGTGGCGGACGCCAACGACGCCGCCCAGTTCGCCGAGCTGGACACCCTCGCCGAGCTGACGGAGCGGGCGTGGGCGTACGACGTCCAGGTGATGGTGGAGGGCCCCGGCCACATCCCGCTGCACCTGGTGCGGGAGAACGTGGAGCGCCAGCAGGAGCTGTGCAAGGGTGCCCCGTTCTACACGCTCGGCCCCCTCGTCACGGACATCGCCCCGGCGTACGACCACATCACCTCGGCCATCGGCGCCACCGAGATCGCCCGCTACGGCACCGCGATGCTCTGCTACGTCACGCCCAAGGAGCATCTGGGCCTGCCGAACCGGGACGACGTGAAGACGGGCGTGATCACCTACAAGATCGCCGCGCACGCCGCCGACGTCGCCAAGGGCCACCCCGGCGCCCGCGACCGCGACGACGCGCTGTCCAAGGCGCGCTTCGAGTTCCGCTGGCGCGACCAGTTCGGCCTCGGCCTGGACCCCCAGCTCGCCGAGGAGTACCACGACGAGACGCTGCCGGCCGAGCCCGCCAAGACCGCCCACTTCTGCTCGATGTGCGGTCCGAAGTTCTGCTCCATGCGCATCAGCCAGGACATCCGCAGCGAGTTCGGCGGCGCGTCCGAGCAGGCGCGGATCGCCGAGGCTGGCATGGCCGCCAAGTCCGCGGAGTTCCGGGCCGCGGGCGGGTCCGTGTACCTGCCGGAGCCGAGCCTGCGCCGGCCTGAGGGGGACGCGGTGCTCGCGAGGGACTGA
- a CDS encoding DNA-3-methyladenine glycosylase I, producing the protein MSAHHADDGLPTPVSTLAEDPPVGGRQAPPSGVVVGEDGRARPPWAARDPLLREYYDTEWGLPVMDDQGLFERLVLEAFQSGLSWRTVLAKRPRFREVFAGFDPDAVAAFGDAEVEALLADPGIIRNRRKIEAAVANAQAVVEMRGERFAPLHPGSPGAGPAWHGDGDRPATGLPGLVWAHQPAATPRPETVAQVPSASDESRALARALKAHGCRFVGPTTCFALMEAAGIVDTHLLGSWRRGASGIWE; encoded by the coding sequence ATGAGCGCGCACCACGCCGACGACGGCCTCCCCACCCCCGTCTCCACCCTCGCCGAGGATCCACCGGTGGGCGGGCGACAGGCGCCGCCGAGTGGCGTCGTCGTGGGCGAGGACGGGCGAGCCCGCCCGCCGTGGGCGGCACGGGATCCGCTGCTGCGGGAGTACTACGACACGGAGTGGGGCCTGCCCGTCATGGACGACCAGGGCCTGTTCGAGCGCCTCGTGCTCGAGGCGTTCCAGTCGGGCCTGAGCTGGCGGACCGTCCTGGCCAAGCGGCCGCGGTTCCGGGAGGTGTTCGCGGGCTTCGACCCGGACGCCGTCGCGGCGTTCGGGGACGCGGAGGTCGAGGCGCTGCTGGCGGACCCCGGCATCATCCGGAACCGGCGCAAGATCGAGGCCGCGGTCGCGAACGCACAAGCCGTCGTCGAGATGCGCGGCGAGCGGTTCGCCCCGCTGCACCCGGGCTCCCCCGGCGCGGGCCCCGCCTGGCACGGCGACGGCGACCGGCCGGCCACCGGCCTGCCGGGGCTGGTCTGGGCTCACCAGCCTGCCGCGACCCCCCGGCCGGAGACGGTGGCGCAGGTCCCCTCGGCCTCGGACGAGTCGCGCGCGCTCGCGAGGGCGCTGAAGGCGCACGGCTGCCGCTTCGTGGGACCGACCACGTGCTTCGCCCTGATGGAGGCCGCCGGGATCGTGGACACCCACCTTCTCGGCTCGTGGCGAAGAGGGGCGTCCGGGATCTGGGAGTGA
- a CDS encoding NAD-dependent succinate-semialdehyde dehydrogenase — MTTTSASQGYRTINPATGELLKSFDNATDQQIADALDASQAAYEQWSQKSVAERAAVVKRISELLAERSKDIAALITMEMGKSLGAAVGEVRYGAQIFGYYADEAEELLADQPIKQFSGQEAFVQRLPIGPLLGIMPWNFPVYQVARFVAPNLVLGNTILLKHAEINPQVAQLLEELFTEAGLPEGVYQNLFATHDQISTIIADPRVQGVSLTGSERAGAAVAEQAGRHLKKVVLELGGSDPYIVLSAPDARAAARDALATRLGNWGQACNSNKRMIVMEDLYDDFVDELVQRSSAMKPGDPTSRDADVYGPLSSESAADGLAEQIAAAKEAGATVHVGGERVSAPEGEGFYVSPAVITDVDQENPAYSQELFGMASVVYKVSSAEEAVALANDSQYGLGGAVFSTDLDEAKRVADQLEVGMANVNLASAAGANLPFGGVKRSGFGRELGPLALDEFANKRLYAVQGPLEG; from the coding sequence ATGACCACCACCTCCGCCTCTCAGGGCTACCGCACGATCAACCCGGCCACCGGGGAGCTGCTGAAGTCCTTCGACAACGCCACGGATCAGCAGATCGCCGACGCCCTCGACGCGTCGCAGGCCGCCTACGAGCAGTGGTCCCAGAAGTCGGTGGCCGAGCGCGCCGCCGTCGTGAAGCGGATCTCCGAGCTGCTGGCCGAGCGCTCCAAGGACATCGCCGCGCTGATCACCATGGAGATGGGCAAGTCCCTCGGCGCTGCAGTCGGCGAGGTGCGCTACGGCGCCCAGATCTTCGGGTACTACGCGGACGAGGCCGAGGAGCTGCTCGCGGACCAGCCGATCAAGCAGTTCTCCGGGCAGGAGGCGTTCGTCCAGCGGCTGCCGATCGGCCCGCTGCTGGGGATCATGCCGTGGAACTTCCCGGTGTATCAGGTGGCCCGATTCGTGGCGCCGAACCTCGTGCTCGGCAACACCATCCTGCTCAAGCACGCCGAGATCAACCCGCAGGTGGCGCAGCTGCTGGAAGAGCTCTTCACCGAGGCCGGACTGCCGGAGGGCGTCTACCAGAACCTGTTCGCCACCCACGACCAGATCTCCACGATCATCGCCGATCCGCGCGTGCAGGGCGTGTCCCTCACCGGTTCGGAGCGGGCCGGCGCCGCCGTCGCCGAGCAGGCCGGCCGGCACCTCAAGAAGGTCGTCCTCGAGCTCGGCGGCTCCGATCCGTACATCGTGCTCTCCGCACCGGACGCCCGCGCCGCCGCCCGCGACGCACTGGCCACCCGGCTGGGCAACTGGGGCCAGGCCTGCAACTCGAACAAGCGCATGATCGTCATGGAGGACCTCTACGACGACTTCGTGGACGAGCTGGTCCAGCGCTCCTCGGCGATGAAGCCCGGTGACCCGACCTCGCGCGACGCCGACGTCTACGGCCCGCTGTCCTCCGAGTCCGCGGCCGACGGGCTCGCCGAGCAGATCGCCGCGGCCAAGGAGGCCGGCGCCACCGTCCACGTGGGCGGCGAGCGCGTCTCCGCCCCCGAGGGCGAGGGCTTCTACGTCTCCCCGGCCGTGATCACGGACGTGGACCAGGAGAACCCCGCCTACTCGCAGGAGCTGTTCGGCATGGCCTCCGTGGTCTACAAGGTGTCCTCGGCCGAGGAGGCCGTGGCCCTGGCCAACGACTCGCAGTACGGTCTCGGCGGCGCCGTGTTCTCCACGGACCTGGACGAGGCCAAGCGCGTGGCCGACCAGCTCGAGGTGGGCATGGCGAACGTGAACCTCGCCTCCGCCGCCGGTGCGAACCTGCCGTTCGGCGGCGTGAAGCGCTCGGGCTTCGGCCGCGAGCTCGGCCCCCTGGCCCTGGACGAGTTCGCCAACAAGCGCCTGTACGCGGTGCAGGGCCCGCTGGAGGGCTGA
- a CDS encoding 2'-5' RNA ligase family protein, whose protein sequence is MRLFLAIRPPRAALDHLEPALDGVRDPAGRALRWTEPEQRHLTLAFHPEVPAGAVDGVVADAGRIAAGHAPLDLHLAGAGEFSHRTLWVGVGGQVRQLGALLAEPWLADDDGRDRRRAHLTVARVSGAAPRPRGRRRGEPRPPAPATVLLAEAVHALTVYRGPQWTADEVEVVASRLGEGRSGGPLHEVLATVPLRG, encoded by the coding sequence GTGAGGCTCTTCCTCGCGATCCGTCCGCCGAGGGCCGCGCTCGACCACCTCGAGCCGGCCCTCGACGGCGTCCGGGACCCAGCCGGACGCGCGCTGCGCTGGACCGAGCCGGAGCAGCGGCACCTGACGCTGGCGTTCCACCCGGAAGTGCCCGCCGGGGCCGTGGACGGCGTCGTCGCCGACGCCGGCCGCATCGCGGCGGGACACGCCCCGCTGGACCTGCACCTGGCCGGGGCGGGGGAGTTCTCCCACCGCACACTCTGGGTGGGGGTGGGCGGGCAGGTCCGGCAGCTCGGCGCGCTCCTGGCGGAGCCCTGGCTCGCCGACGACGACGGCCGGGACCGCCGGCGTGCCCACCTCACCGTGGCGCGGGTCTCGGGCGCCGCGCCCCGACCTCGGGGTCGGAGGCGGGGCGAGCCCCGTCCGCCGGCACCGGCCACCGTCCTGCTGGCCGAGGCCGTGCACGCGCTCACGGTGTACCGCGGGCCGCAGTGGACCGCCGACGAGGTCGAGGTCGTGGCGTCCCGGCTCGGCGAGGGCCGCTCCGGCGGGCCGCTGCACGAGGTGCTGGCGACCGTCCCGCTGCGCGGCTGA
- the putP gene encoding sodium/proline symporter PutP codes for MDQNTSFLIVAIGLYFAAMIAIGLYAARKNADLDDYMLAGRDMKPSVAALSAGASDMSGWLLMGLPGAIYASGLVEGWMAVGLTVGAWVNWKVVAPRLRAYTEIAGDSITIPSFLEHRFQDRTHVLRIVAGLIILVFFTFYVSSGMVAGGKFVESTFGPDSFYAQGISINYLTGMVVVAGITVLYTLFGGFLGASLTDVAQGILMFLSLLLVPIVVVLTMGGWDAVVEGIRAADAAGGGVNHFSMFENATLIGVLSSLAWGLGYFGQPHIIVRFMALRTPHDAAVARRVGIGWMALSVFGAVMVALVGIAYFQANPGTTLEDPETVFLVLASILFHPFVAGLVLAAVLAAIMSTLSSQLIVCSSALVEDLYMLRGRTGSPRFTLWLGRIGVLVVALVAGLLALNPDSSVLELVSFAWAGFGAAFGPVILLALYWPRFTSWGAMAAMVTGAAVAWVWSEASAETWEWFGLYELLPGFVAALVVGVVVSLVTQRSRRVQRRIDAEFTGAIDIVAGREPHPDVAPAAMTRNAAGGSTAAAADPHTQV; via the coding sequence ATGGACCAGAACACCTCCTTCCTGATCGTGGCGATCGGGCTCTACTTCGCGGCGATGATCGCGATCGGCCTCTACGCCGCCCGCAAGAACGCGGACCTGGACGACTACATGCTCGCGGGCCGCGACATGAAGCCGTCCGTGGCGGCCCTGTCCGCCGGCGCCTCGGACATGTCCGGCTGGCTGCTGATGGGCCTGCCCGGGGCGATCTACGCCTCCGGGCTCGTCGAGGGCTGGATGGCCGTCGGCCTGACCGTGGGCGCGTGGGTCAACTGGAAGGTCGTGGCCCCGCGTCTGCGCGCCTACACGGAAATCGCGGGCGACTCGATCACCATCCCGTCCTTCCTGGAGCACCGGTTCCAGGACCGCACCCACGTCCTGCGGATCGTGGCCGGCCTGATCATCCTCGTGTTCTTCACCTTCTACGTCTCATCGGGCATGGTGGCCGGCGGCAAGTTCGTCGAGTCCACGTTCGGTCCCGACTCCTTCTACGCCCAGGGCATCAGCATCAACTACCTCACCGGCATGGTGGTGGTCGCGGGCATCACGGTGCTCTACACCCTGTTCGGCGGCTTCCTCGGCGCCTCGCTGACGGACGTGGCCCAGGGCATCCTCATGTTCCTCTCCCTGCTGCTCGTGCCCATCGTGGTGGTCCTGACCATGGGCGGCTGGGACGCCGTCGTCGAGGGCATCCGCGCCGCCGACGCCGCCGGCGGCGGAGTGAACCACTTCTCGATGTTCGAGAACGCGACACTGATCGGCGTCCTGTCCTCCCTCGCCTGGGGCCTGGGCTACTTCGGCCAGCCGCACATCATCGTCCGCTTCATGGCCCTGCGCACCCCGCACGACGCGGCCGTCGCCCGGCGCGTCGGCATCGGCTGGATGGCGCTGTCCGTGTTCGGCGCCGTGATGGTGGCCCTTGTGGGCATCGCCTACTTCCAGGCCAACCCCGGCACCACGCTCGAGGACCCGGAGACCGTATTCCTCGTGCTGGCCTCGATCCTGTTCCACCCGTTCGTGGCCGGCCTGGTGCTGGCCGCCGTCCTCGCCGCGATCATGTCCACGCTCTCCTCGCAGCTGATCGTGTGCTCCTCCGCCCTGGTGGAGGACCTCTACATGCTGCGCGGGCGCACCGGGTCCCCGAGGTTCACCCTGTGGCTCGGCCGCATCGGCGTACTGGTGGTGGCGCTCGTGGCGGGTCTGCTCGCCCTCAACCCGGACTCCTCCGTGCTCGAGCTCGTCTCCTTCGCGTGGGCCGGCTTCGGTGCCGCCTTCGGCCCCGTGATCCTGCTCGCCCTGTACTGGCCGCGGTTCACCTCGTGGGGGGCGATGGCCGCCATGGTCACCGGTGCCGCCGTCGCCTGGGTCTGGTCCGAGGCCAGTGCCGAGACGTGGGAGTGGTTCGGCCTGTACGAGCTGCTGCCGGGCTTCGTCGCCGCCCTCGTGGTGGGTGTGGTGGTGTCCCTCGTGACCCAGCGCTCGCGCCGGGTGCAGCGGCGGATCGACGCCGAGTTCACCGGCGCGATCGACATCGTGGCCGGCCGCGAGCCGCACCCGGACGTGGCCCCGGCCGCCATGACGCGGAACGCCGCCGGGGGCTCGACCGCAGCCGCCGCGGATCCGCACACGCAGGTGTGA
- the hrpA gene encoding ATP-dependent RNA helicase HrpA has protein sequence MTQTPPPAAAPSPEAGAAPAITFPEHLPVAERRDEIMAAVRDHQVVIVAGETGSGKTTQLPKMLLALGLGEAGVIGHTQPRRLAARSVAERIAEELGQGIGETVGYQVRFTAETSRATRVKVMTDGILLAEIPHDPDLRRYSAIIIDEAHERSLNIDFLLGYLKRLLPRRPDLKVIITSATIDPERFARHFGRPLAEGEEHADAVEADDGGRVVPAPIIEVSGRTYPVEIRYRPLTAEPEPDDPDDDADDNAETRDPLEAVGDAVLELAGEAPGDILVFFPGEREIRDAADHLAGVVASSPRLAGTEILPLFGRLSMAEQHRVFGRAQSGVRRRIVLATNVAETSLTVPGIRYVIDTGTARISRYSHRTKVQRLPIERISQASANQRSGRSGRTSPGIAIRLYSEEDFLSRPEFTDPEILRTSLASVILQMLSLGVAETPREVMDFPFVQPPDRRQVTDGAATLTELGALHADGSGPRTKSGGRAAAAGTITTIGRRLARLPVDPRLGRMILESGERGCTREVMVLAAALTIQDPRERPTEQRQAADEMHARFADDRSDFSAYLNLWQYLRERQKELSGSQFRKMCRREHINWLRVHEWQDLVRQLRQLAKDVGVSVQAGPVDPVGQHDAVHKALLTGLLSQIGAYDERRRDYQGARGTRFAVFPGSALFKKRHPFVMAAELVETSRLWARTVARVEPEWLEEVAGGLVTRSYSEPHWSRNAGAAVAKEKVTLFGVTIVPERTVRYGRIDPVLSRELFLRHALVEGDWRTRHRFFARNRKALEEVDALETRLRRRDLRIGDEDLYAFYDARVPANVVSERHFDAWWKKARHETPDLLDLDVESLLTEDADQLDTDAFPTAFRHPMSGGDVDLHLDYTYDPTGASGTDGITVSVPVLLLGEVDPDRFAWLVPGLRVELVTALIKALPKAVRKTLVPAPDVARALVADLDSHADPLRDDLPQALSAAVRRVRGTVVEPELWRPQDVPDHLRMDYRVVDARGAVMGAGQDLAVLQTRLAQANRSAIAARLAGDDDPANARPGPARGRGRGRGRGQGSDDAGRAAPAAAPAAGPGGFRERHGLTSWSVGEVPRKITTDPSSRGPAITGYPALVPETTPDGAPAAGLVVARSAEDQAAWHRAGVISLLMATLPSTHRYVVDHLDNREKLTFTQNPHGSVESLVRDSTHAAVDRLVGPELPFTEAEFRALFDRVRADLIDTVFAVTALVAQVLGGAAEVRRRLKGTVSLAVAPAMSDVKAHLEQLVFDGFVAATGWQQLQHLPRYVQGMLTRLDRLDAGGHLQRDGQAMAVVQGLEDEFDAAVAAHRARFPDTPVPAELDRVRWLIEELRVSFFAQELGTAVSVSEKRVRQALQRAAAAR, from the coding sequence ATGACGCAGACTCCTCCGCCCGCGGCCGCGCCCTCCCCGGAGGCCGGCGCCGCTCCCGCCATCACCTTCCCCGAGCACCTGCCGGTCGCCGAGCGCCGCGACGAGATCATGGCGGCGGTCCGCGATCACCAGGTGGTGATCGTGGCCGGCGAGACCGGCTCCGGCAAGACCACCCAGCTGCCCAAGATGCTGCTGGCCCTCGGCCTGGGCGAGGCCGGCGTGATCGGCCACACCCAGCCCCGGCGCCTGGCCGCGCGCTCGGTGGCCGAGCGCATCGCCGAGGAGCTGGGCCAGGGCATCGGCGAGACCGTCGGCTACCAGGTGCGGTTCACGGCGGAGACCTCGAGGGCCACGCGCGTGAAGGTGATGACGGACGGCATCCTGCTGGCCGAGATCCCCCACGACCCGGACCTGCGGCGCTACTCGGCGATCATCATCGACGAGGCCCACGAGCGCAGCCTCAACATCGACTTCCTCCTGGGCTACCTCAAGCGGCTGCTCCCCCGCCGCCCGGACCTCAAGGTGATCATCACCTCGGCCACCATCGACCCGGAGCGCTTCGCCCGGCACTTCGGCCGGCCCCTGGCCGAGGGTGAGGAGCACGCGGACGCGGTGGAGGCCGACGACGGCGGCCGCGTGGTGCCCGCCCCGATCATCGAGGTCTCCGGGCGCACCTACCCCGTGGAGATCCGCTACCGGCCGCTGACCGCCGAGCCCGAGCCGGATGACCCGGACGACGACGCCGACGACAACGCGGAGACCCGCGACCCGCTCGAGGCCGTCGGGGACGCGGTGCTCGAGCTCGCCGGCGAGGCGCCCGGCGACATCCTGGTGTTCTTCCCGGGCGAGCGGGAGATCCGCGACGCCGCCGACCACCTGGCCGGCGTCGTCGCCTCCTCCCCGCGCCTGGCGGGCACGGAGATCCTGCCGCTGTTCGGCCGGCTGTCCATGGCCGAGCAGCATCGCGTGTTCGGCCGGGCCCAGTCCGGCGTGCGGCGGCGGATCGTGCTGGCCACCAACGTGGCCGAGACCTCGCTGACGGTGCCGGGCATCAGGTACGTGATCGACACGGGCACGGCCCGCATCTCGCGCTACTCGCACCGCACCAAGGTCCAGCGCCTGCCGATCGAGCGGATCTCCCAGGCCAGCGCCAACCAGCGCTCGGGCCGCTCGGGCCGCACGAGCCCGGGCATCGCCATCCGGCTGTACTCGGAGGAGGACTTCCTCTCCCGCCCCGAGTTCACGGACCCGGAGATCCTGCGCACGTCGCTGGCGTCCGTGATCCTGCAGATGCTCTCCCTGGGCGTGGCGGAGACGCCGCGCGAGGTGATGGACTTCCCGTTCGTGCAGCCGCCGGACCGCCGCCAGGTGACCGACGGCGCCGCCACCCTCACCGAGCTCGGCGCGCTCCACGCCGACGGGTCCGGGCCGCGCACGAAGTCCGGGGGCCGCGCGGCGGCCGCGGGCACCATCACGACGATCGGTCGGCGCCTGGCGCGCCTGCCCGTGGACCCCCGCCTGGGCCGCATGATCCTGGAGTCCGGCGAGCGGGGCTGCACGCGCGAGGTCATGGTGCTGGCCGCGGCCCTGACCATCCAGGACCCCCGCGAGCGCCCCACCGAGCAGCGTCAGGCCGCGGACGAGATGCACGCCCGGTTCGCGGACGACCGCTCCGACTTCTCCGCCTACCTCAACCTCTGGCAGTACCTGCGCGAACGGCAGAAGGAGCTCTCCGGCTCCCAGTTCCGCAAGATGTGCCGCCGCGAGCACATCAACTGGCTGCGCGTGCACGAGTGGCAGGACCTGGTCCGCCAGCTGCGCCAGCTCGCCAAGGACGTCGGCGTGTCCGTGCAGGCCGGCCCGGTGGACCCCGTGGGCCAGCACGACGCCGTCCACAAGGCCCTGCTGACGGGCCTGCTCTCCCAGATCGGCGCGTACGACGAGCGCCGGCGGGACTACCAGGGCGCCCGCGGCACCCGGTTCGCGGTGTTCCCCGGCTCGGCGCTGTTCAAGAAGCGCCACCCCTTCGTCATGGCCGCCGAGCTCGTGGAGACCTCCCGGCTGTGGGCGCGCACGGTGGCGCGCGTCGAGCCGGAGTGGCTCGAGGAGGTCGCCGGGGGCCTGGTGACCCGCTCGTACAGCGAGCCGCACTGGTCCCGGAACGCGGGCGCCGCCGTCGCGAAGGAGAAGGTGACGCTGTTCGGGGTGACGATCGTCCCCGAGCGCACCGTGCGGTACGGGCGGATCGACCCGGTGCTCTCCCGCGAGCTGTTCCTGCGCCACGCCCTCGTGGAGGGCGACTGGCGCACCCGCCACCGGTTCTTCGCCCGGAACCGGAAGGCCCTCGAGGAGGTCGACGCCCTCGAGACGCGCCTGCGCCGGCGCGACCTGAGGATCGGGGACGAGGACCTCTACGCGTTCTACGACGCGCGGGTCCCCGCGAACGTGGTCTCCGAGCGGCACTTCGACGCGTGGTGGAAGAAGGCGCGCCACGAGACGCCGGACCTGCTCGACCTGGACGTCGAGTCGCTGCTCACCGAGGACGCGGACCAGCTGGACACGGACGCGTTCCCCACCGCGTTCCGCCACCCGATGTCCGGGGGGGACGTGGACCTGCACCTGGACTACACGTACGACCCCACGGGCGCCTCCGGCACGGACGGCATCACGGTGTCCGTTCCCGTGCTCCTGCTGGGCGAGGTGGACCCGGACCGGTTCGCGTGGCTCGTGCCCGGGCTGCGCGTCGAGCTGGTGACGGCCCTGATCAAGGCCCTCCCGAAGGCCGTGCGCAAGACCCTCGTCCCCGCCCCGGACGTGGCCCGCGCGCTCGTGGCCGACCTCGACTCCCACGCCGATCCGCTGCGGGACGACCTCCCCCAGGCGCTGTCCGCGGCGGTGCGTCGCGTGCGCGGCACCGTGGTCGAACCCGAGCTGTGGCGGCCGCAGGACGTGCCGGACCACCTGCGCATGGACTACCGCGTGGTGGACGCCCGCGGCGCCGTCATGGGCGCCGGGCAGGACCTCGCGGTGCTGCAGACCCGGCTGGCCCAGGCCAACCGCTCGGCGATCGCCGCGCGCCTGGCCGGCGACGACGACCCCGCGAACGCCCGCCCGGGCCCCGCCCGCGGACGCGGCCGGGGCAGGGGTCGCGGTCAGGGGTCCGACGACGCCGGTCGCGCCGCGCCCGCGGCGGCCCCCGCCGCGGGGCCCGGCGGCTTCCGCGAGCGCCACGGGCTGACCTCGTGGTCGGTCGGTGAGGTCCCCCGGAAGATCACCACGGATCCCTCCAGCCGCGGCCCGGCCATCACCGGCTACCCCGCCCTGGTGCCGGAGACCACGCCGGACGGCGCGCCGGCGGCGGGCCTCGTCGTCGCGCGCTCGGCCGAGGACCAGGCCGCGTGGCACCGGGCGGGCGTGATCTCCCTGCTCATGGCCACCCTGCCCAGCACCCACCGCTACGTGGTGGACCACCTGGACAACCGGGAGAAGCTGACCTTCACGCAGAATCCGCACGGGTCGGTCGAGTCGCTCGTGCGGGACAGCACGCACGCGGCCGTGGACCGGCTGGTGGGCCCGGAGCTGCCCTTCACGGAGGCGGAGTTCCGCGCCCTGTTCGACCGGGTCCGCGCGGACCTGATCGACACGGTGTTCGCCGTGACCGCGCTCGTGGCGCAGGTGCTCGGCGGCGCCGCCGAGGTGCGCCGCCGCCTCAAGGGCACCGTGTCCCTCGCGGTGGCCCCGGCGATGTCGGACGTGAAGGCGCACCTCGAGCAGCTCGTCTTCGACGGGTTCGTGGCCGCCACGGGCTGGCAGCAGCTGCAGCACCTGCCCCGCTACGTGCAGGGCATGCTCACGCGGCTGGACCGGCTCGACGCCGGCGGCCACCTCCAGCGCGACGGCCAGGCCATGGCCGTGGTGCAGGGCCTCGAGGACGAGTTCGACGCCGCCGTGGCCGCGCACCGCGCCCGCTTCCCGGACACGCCGGTGCCCGCCGAGCTCGACCGGGTGCGCTGGCTGATCGAGGAGCTGCGGGTGTCCTTCTTCGCCCAGGAGCTGGGCACGGCCGTGTCCGTCTCGGAGAAGCGGGTCCGCCAGGCGCTGCAGCGCGCCGCCGCCGCCCGCTGA
- a CDS encoding HIT family protein, which produces MATVFSRIIAGELPARFVWQDERCVAFLSAGPLATGHTLVVPREEVDQWVDADPDLVAHLTRVAQAIGRVQVRAFGASRAGLMVAGYEIPHLHVHVWPSNSMSDFDMSRVDNSPEADEMDAAAEALRAGLREDGHGERVPAA; this is translated from the coding sequence ATGGCCACCGTGTTCAGCAGGATCATCGCCGGAGAGCTGCCCGCACGCTTCGTGTGGCAGGACGAGCGCTGTGTGGCGTTCCTCTCCGCCGGCCCGCTCGCCACGGGCCACACCCTCGTGGTGCCCCGGGAGGAGGTCGACCAGTGGGTGGACGCCGATCCGGACCTGGTGGCCCATCTGACCCGGGTGGCCCAGGCGATCGGCCGCGTCCAGGTCCGCGCGTTCGGCGCGTCCCGCGCCGGCCTGATGGTGGCCGGCTACGAGATCCCGCACCTGCACGTGCACGTGTGGCCGTCCAACTCGATGTCCGACTTCGACATGTCCCGCGTGGACAACTCCCCGGAGGCGGACGAGATGGACGCGGCCGCCGAGGCCCTCCGCGCCGGCCTGCGCGAGGACGGCCACGGCGAGCGCGTGCCCGCCGCCTGA